The proteins below are encoded in one region of Serinus canaria isolate serCan28SL12 chromosome W, serCan2020, whole genome shotgun sequence:
- the LOC127060977 gene encoding uncharacterized protein LOC127060977 isoform X2 encodes MTVLVSHTVSTVLEEKGGHWLSPQRFLKYQAIMVEQDDVEIVVTNIVNPASFLSGNQGEAVHHDCLETIEATYSSRPDLKDTPLDDAETWFTDGSSYVANGKRHAGYAVTTCREVIESGPLPTGTSAQKAEIIALTRALEMAKGKKINIYTDSRCAFGVVHAHGAIWKERGLLTSQGKNIKHAQEIIQLLEAVQLPEKVAIMHIKAHQRVSSELEEGNELADREAKEAAKVSYRENFGTTVGGTVPGASHHLHCNQDQGAECLDPSLSSEEGPRSPPLESDMRRQ; translated from the exons ATGACTGTGCTAGTGTCCCATACAGTGTCCACAGTACTAGAAGAAAAGGGTGGCCATTGGCTTTCACCACAGAGGTTCCTGAAATACCAGGCCATCATGGTAGAGCAAGATGATGTAGAAATAGTGGTGACTAATATTGTCAACCCAGCTTCCtttctcagtggaaatcaaGGGGAAGCAGTGCACCACGATTGCCTGGAGACCATTGAAGCTACCTACTCCAGCCGCCCAGACTTAAAGGACACTCCTTTGGACGATGCAGAGACCTGGTTCACTGACGGGAGTAGCTACGTTGCCAATGGAAAGCGACATGCTGGGTATGCAGTGACCACCTGCAGAGAGGTAATAGAATCCGGACCCTTACCAACAGGCACCTCTGCACAGAAGGCCGAGATAATTGCCCTGACCCGTGCCttagaaatggcaaaaggaaagaagataaaCATCTACACAGACTCGAGGTGTGCATTCGGAGTCGTGCATGCACATGGAGCCATCTGGAAAGAGAGGGGACTTCTGACCTCACAGGGAAAGAACATCAAACATGCACAAGAGATAATCCAGCTGTTAgaagcagttcagctgcctgaaaaggtaGCAATTATGCATATCAAGGCACACCAAAGAGTGAGCTCAGaattggaagaaggaaatgagctggcggatagagaggcaaaggaagcagcaaaag tctcttacagagaaaactttGGAACCACAGTGGGAGGGACCGttccaggtgcttctcaccaccttcactgcAATCAAGATCAAGGAGCAGAATGCCTGGATCCATCACTCTCGAGTGAAGAAGGCCCAAGAAGCCCCCCCTTGGAGAGTGACATGAGGAGACAGTGA
- the LOC127060977 gene encoding uncharacterized protein LOC127060977 isoform X1 yields MTVLVSHTVSTVLEEKGGHWLSPQRFLKYQAIMVEQDDVEIVVTNIVNPASFLSGNQGEAVHHDCLETIEATYSSRPDLKDTPLDDAETWFTDGSSYVANGKRHAGYAVTTCREVIESGPLPTGTSAQKAEIIALTRALEMAKGKKINIYTDSRCAFGVVHAHGAIWKERGLLTSQGKNIKHAQEIIQLLEAVQLPEKVAIMHIKAHQRVSSELEEGNELADREAKEAAKGEVTIEGALIPDGQISLEVSYRENFGTTVGGTVPGASHHLHCNQDQGAECLDPSLSSEEGPRSPPLESDMRRQ; encoded by the exons ATGACTGTGCTAGTGTCCCATACAGTGTCCACAGTACTAGAAGAAAAGGGTGGCCATTGGCTTTCACCACAGAGGTTCCTGAAATACCAGGCCATCATGGTAGAGCAAGATGATGTAGAAATAGTGGTGACTAATATTGTCAACCCAGCTTCCtttctcagtggaaatcaaGGGGAAGCAGTGCACCACGATTGCCTGGAGACCATTGAAGCTACCTACTCCAGCCGCCCAGACTTAAAGGACACTCCTTTGGACGATGCAGAGACCTGGTTCACTGACGGGAGTAGCTACGTTGCCAATGGAAAGCGACATGCTGGGTATGCAGTGACCACCTGCAGAGAGGTAATAGAATCCGGACCCTTACCAACAGGCACCTCTGCACAGAAGGCCGAGATAATTGCCCTGACCCGTGCCttagaaatggcaaaaggaaagaagataaaCATCTACACAGACTCGAGGTGTGCATTCGGAGTCGTGCATGCACATGGAGCCATCTGGAAAGAGAGGGGACTTCTGACCTCACAGGGAAAGAACATCAAACATGCACAAGAGATAATCCAGCTGTTAgaagcagttcagctgcctgaaaaggtaGCAATTATGCATATCAAGGCACACCAAAGAGTGAGCTCAGaattggaagaaggaaatgagctggcggatagagaggcaaaggaagcagcaaaaggtgaGGTAACTATTGAAGGAGCCCTAATTCCAGATGGACAAATTTCCCTTGAAG tctcttacagagaaaactttGGAACCACAGTGGGAGGGACCGttccaggtgcttctcaccaccttcactgcAATCAAGATCAAGGAGCAGAATGCCTGGATCCATCACTCTCGAGTGAAGAAGGCCCAAGAAGCCCCCCCTTGGAGAGTGACATGAGGAGACAGTGA
- the LOC127060977 gene encoding uncharacterized protein LOC127060977 isoform X3, which translates to MTVLVSHTVSTVLEEKGGHWLSPQRFLKYQAIMVEQDDVEIVVTNIVNPASFLSGNQGEAVHHDCLETIEATYSSRPDLKDTPLDDAETWFTDGSSYVANGKRHAGYAVTTCREVIESGPLPTGTSAQKAEIIALTRALEMAKGKKINIYTDSRCAFGVVHAHGAIWKERGLLTSQGKNIKHAQEIIQLLEAVQLPEKVAIMHIKAHQRVSSELEEGNELADREAKEAAKEKTLEPQWEGPFQVLLTTFTAIKIKEQNAWIHHSRVKKAQEAPPWRVT; encoded by the exons ATGACTGTGCTAGTGTCCCATACAGTGTCCACAGTACTAGAAGAAAAGGGTGGCCATTGGCTTTCACCACAGAGGTTCCTGAAATACCAGGCCATCATGGTAGAGCAAGATGATGTAGAAATAGTGGTGACTAATATTGTCAACCCAGCTTCCtttctcagtggaaatcaaGGGGAAGCAGTGCACCACGATTGCCTGGAGACCATTGAAGCTACCTACTCCAGCCGCCCAGACTTAAAGGACACTCCTTTGGACGATGCAGAGACCTGGTTCACTGACGGGAGTAGCTACGTTGCCAATGGAAAGCGACATGCTGGGTATGCAGTGACCACCTGCAGAGAGGTAATAGAATCCGGACCCTTACCAACAGGCACCTCTGCACAGAAGGCCGAGATAATTGCCCTGACCCGTGCCttagaaatggcaaaaggaaagaagataaaCATCTACACAGACTCGAGGTGTGCATTCGGAGTCGTGCATGCACATGGAGCCATCTGGAAAGAGAGGGGACTTCTGACCTCACAGGGAAAGAACATCAAACATGCACAAGAGATAATCCAGCTGTTAgaagcagttcagctgcctgaaaaggtaGCAATTATGCATATCAAGGCACACCAAAGAGTGAGCTCAGaattggaagaaggaaatgagctggcggatagagaggcaaaggaagcagcaaaag agaaaactttGGAACCACAGTGGGAGGGACCGttccaggtgcttctcaccaccttcactgcAATCAAGATCAAGGAGCAGAATGCCTGGATCCATCACTCTCGAGTGAAGAAGGCCCAAGAAGCCCCCCCTTGGAGAGTGACATGA